Part of the Lepeophtheirus salmonis unplaced genomic scaffold, UVic_Lsal_1.4 unplaced_contig_3068_pilon, whole genome shotgun sequence genome is shown below.
taatcatttacttTCATAGgtactaaatatatttctttcctttgaagctatttctaaatattttactcatagttttatcaatatttctttaattgaatatattaaaatccaCAGAAATTCTGAAAGTTGAGGTGTTGTTTTTCAGTACCATATTAACATACTAATTAGTTAATGTATACTAACTTAGGATCATTAAAGCCAACATCTCATGTGTCTATAACTATTCCATAAAGGTACAAAGTAactcaaaaagaaacaattgaataaaatagaatgCATGCTGATACCAGaactaattattataacttgAAGGTAACAtcttttgtacaaataaaatttaataaatccaaaTAGCCAGCTATAAGTgtcttaaaatttatatgcttcgctgtaaaatgtttttgtttttcttgtgtacaaatattaatacacAGCATTGTAAATGCGgcttaccatttttttaaatactataaatatttggaacatAACTCAAGGCAGCATCAGTTCAATTCATAACGTAGAATACAAACAAAATGGTTTCAAAGGCAATTGCTCTCTTTTTCATCCTGGCATCAGCTCTTGCAGACACTCAATACCAACCTTCTACCTATACCTTTCCCGATACCTTCCAACAACCCCTTCTACATCTCCATTAAGAACCGATCCCTACTCTTACCAATATGCCGTCCAGGATGTAGAATCTGGAAATGACTTTTCAGCTCAAGAGTCATCTGATGGACAAGTTGTCTCGGGATCATACAGAGTACTCCTTCCCGATGGTCGAGTTAAAGTTGTAACTTATGAGGTTGAAGGAGGAAGTGGTTTTGTGGCTGATGTAAAATATGAAGAAGCACTTCCGTATTCTGTTATTCAAAAAGCAAAATATGTCTAAAGcatagatttgtatttatttaattttctgtgaattgcATGAACTTGTAtttattccttaataaataattgaattgaatttttgttataatttttatatatccaaaaggttaaaaaaattcataaaaattggaTCATTAGTTTGAACccctaaaaaatttgaaatgcacTTCATATactgaaattcatttttataaaaaaggacgACTTGATATTAAAAAGAGCCGAAACTTTGATCAGTTTGCTCAATTCTTGTCGTTATTCATTAAAGTGGTTAAGGTAAATTTAGCTACAATGGCAGGGTTTTAATGTAGCAAATTCTTCAAATAAGTGTACTCCATTATCTTCATTTGACGTTCAAGGACTCAAGTAAACGGCATTTTTTGGAAACACTATGTAAACcgtattacttatttattaattaaatcgaAGCTTTCCAAACATATTTTGACTAATCCCATTAGTGACACATTTTGTCATTTACATATTTCTAAAGAGTCTCAATGTGCTTCAGCATcctcttaattttttatcaaatatgtatcTCCCATCCACTTAGTATGTAAAGCTTTCTaactcttgatttttattttgaaatgcagGTTAGGTATATGAGGAAAAGACTgaatatttagataatttaatttgaggaagttactttatttataatcctAACACTATGTTATACTggaatcttgaataaaaatttaacaaaatgtaCATGCATCGAATTTGCAAGAAAATTGgatgcttaatttttttcttaatatacacAAGCACATAAGAGTGTAAAAGTTTTTACTCTATaacgaaatttaattatttccaaatcattatatataactaaatttttctttattgaacTTCTTTATGAATCGTCTGCAAACAATATTAGAGAGTTTCCATATTGTAATTCGCCTCAAATCTGAAACATTaaagtgatttaatttttttacctcaatAAACATATTCTTTacaaaactttagaaaaatttacgcaattttttgaaaatttatgagATCTCATCaccaattttgatcatttttactcaggGTGGTTTTTTAACTCCCACAACTAACGGAAgagctctttttttcttcagtatCTTAATCACTCGCAGAACGTGTGAGGTTTCATGGCTATCAAAATCGTAATCCATGAGCAAATGCTTCAGGTCACAGAAGATAAATCGGTCATAGAGATTGAGATCCTGATCGTTTCCACCTTTCTCTGCATTAACGCTAGGCAGATTTTTAAAGCCAAGATCATCTGTCAGGAACCTAAAAGCCACTGTGGGTGTTAGGAAAGCTTCATTGGGACCTCTTGAACGCTCAATCGGGAGTTGTTCTTCACCAAGTCATTGAGTTGGGTGTCCTTATCTCCCCGGACCATTCTGAGGAAACACCTTTCTCGAACTTATCATCCTGGATCTCACCAGATCACCAAAAGAGTGTTCCACGAGTAGGGCAAGCATTTAGGTAAACAATTGTGAGCTCTGTGTGGATCTCAGACACTGTTTTGCCCAGTTTTAGCGAGTCAAAAATTACGAGTGAAAATTGTGAGTCTCCATGTTCAGCGACAAATGGAGAAACATGTGCAAATGGGGTATGTAGGCATTCCCTATTTAGTCCCAGAATATCTATGGAAAGTTCTTCCACCAcaaaattcatgagaaaatcgATGCTGGAGAAATTTTGTAGCTTACTCTTCCCCGTTTCCCGTTTTCTTCAAAGGAACTTGTCTCAATcatttctgaaatatttaaatataacttttttttttggggggggggagccTGACGCCACTGATGAGGAAAAGCATCCTGGATTATAAAGCTGTAATTATCAGAAAAATCTTATGTCTCAACAAATTTATCTTACTGATATGAAAAAACTATAGACCTAAATTAACATGATTCCATTGAGATAAAGCTCtgaaaaattggcaaaatcaaAATGcacaaatactaatttaaaaaacgtCAAATTATAGAAATTTCGAGAATCCTTGAAAAAGGGCCAACATTGAGAGACTCCCAAACGGCCCTTCAGCTcacataagtataaaatttcagacatagtgtgttttttttaaacaccttcacaaaaaaatatcaaaatcgtCCGTGATGAGTGTTTAGAATTCACATAATACCCCTGATTCAATTCTATTCATATAGTTAACTGAttgggtttttttgtttatcttgaaagagatataaaatattgttattaataaatttatcatcaccaacaaaaaaaaaaaaaaaaacatctcattgtataaatcataatacataaattattaggTTCTGGGAAAagtatctttaataaaattgaccGTGAAAAATTGTATGTCTTTCGGTAAAGTTTTCAAGTTAGCGAATTTGAATGtaacttcatatttaaattataaaatcttaaatatttacttttttgttttccttcatTTCACTACTACACATTTGAGTTTTGgtacaaataaagttatattaccCTGTCTTGTTTACTTAATTGCCTACATTGGAATGTTTTTAAGGgccaaatatttaatcattgtttgctaaattcaacaaaatatattttagttatttcaatGTTAAAGTTAACAAATCTAAgactaagaaatattaaaatacctgAAATCTTGCGTAcgagataaatatatttacatatatttgtatttttatggatTACATATACGCGCCAACAGGCATGAtctttttgctaaaaaattaataatactataaatatttggaacatAACTCAAGGCAACATCAGTTCAATTCATAACGTAGAATACAAACAAAATGGTTTCAAAGGCAATTGCTCTCTTTTTCGTCTTGTCATCAGCTCTTGCAGACACTCAATACCAACCTCCTACCTATACCTATCCCGATACCTTCCAACAGCCCTCCTCTACATCTCCATTAAGGACCGATCCTTACTCTTACCAATATGCCGTCCAGGATGTAGAATCTGGCAATGACTTTTCAGCTCTAGAGTCATCTGATGGACAAGTTGTCTCGGGATCATACAGAGTACTCCTTCCCGATGGTCGAGTTAAAGTTGTAACTTATGAGGTTGAAGGAGGAAGTGGTTTTGTGGCTGATGTCAAATATGAAGGAACACCTTACTATGCTGTTGGTccacaaacaaaatattaagtaacACCTAATTATTCCCTTGTTCCGCGAGTCAAAtacaatgtttaaaatttagattgttctatatttattatttaattaactttttcggTGAATTATGTggaattgtgtttatttattactaattaattatttttaaattttaataaaattaattaaacaaagaaatgtGTGGATTTTTATATACTCAAATTAGCTCACATATATTTTCACCTTTAGACATAAGTTATGGGCTctcagaaaaaaagttattaaatatcaacaggttaatacatttttttatatataaaaacagtagagattgaaatctACTAGAATTGTTGCCTCTCCTAGAAGAGATCATGATTGTAATCTGTCCTAGGACAGATTAAGATCATGACTTATAAAGAAGAATCATTAATTCTTCTAGTAGGGATTACAATCCTATGATCTCCTAGggcaaattacaattttaccaAGGGAGACTgtagcattgaatatttgaagaggtttcATGTTTTCGGAAATATGAGGCAAATTCATACCCTCTGTTGTACCATAACCTAAAATTTCGCAAAACCTGTACTGACTtccaaattgaatcaaataattatttgtttagatgcataatatatatggaTAGGCTGTCAGAAAAAAAGCAAACCCTGATATTTAAACTTTACTTCTACATATTAAAAGAAGCTGTATTAAATCTGTGTAATTAaatctctaaatataaataatattataaaatataaaacttgggGCATGATTCAGAATCATCTATTGattcaacttcattttttattcaattctcaatatttagaaaaagaatgattcaaactgatatttaaaaaacctgtATTGAATCAATATAGCCGATTCTTAAagtattagatataaatttattttatatatataatatatgcatttaaaaatatggtgcATCATTGACTACTCAACatcatttactaaaaattttgtAGTGGATTACACTTATACAAAGATTTCATAATGTTTTAAGTACAATTAGTAACACTAATTGCATCATTGGAAGTTTCTAACCTTCTTTGGAATCTGTTCCTAAAAAAAGTTTCAGTTTTTATTAGGGGgcatgttttatataaaatagttgtaCATTCTTGTAACCACTTTCTTTTTCCTCAGttatcacatttaaaaaataaaaatcccagACATCAGACGGAAAtacaaaggaacgacttttaagaaaaacagttaattaaattaagatgGAATGTATATAACGCTCCTTGGTATATATCTTAAACATATTGCGACCTAAGAATATAACAATGTTgccgtattaatgaaatatagcaAGTGTGTGGATATATCATCGAatgtgtatacagggtgtactGTACATAGTGCACCCTCATgtgtatcatatacatatttttgatgtaagaaCTATCAATGTAGTtgtgttaatgaaatattgcaggcgtatATATTTACACAGCgaacactattttttttgtttttgctattgctctcttatgtatatcataattcagaTGCATTTCCAGGATATGTTACggcttgaataaaatataagctctacaatgtaaaaattaattaactgttatagtcattttataatttgcatACAGGAAGCACTGATTTCTTTGTGTTTGTTAGTTAGACCCCTATTATACTCATCAGACATCCCATcccattaagttttttttctcaagttctattattatttttccattcttgaggacagaacacgtTATGTGAATTGAGTGGTTACGTGCGAGTGTGCTCAGGATAAACCTGAAGGTAAAACTGAGGATTTATTAGTGAGTTTTACTATACTATTACAGcgtcttaaaataaaaaaataattgcttataggctgaattaattttgtagcAGCATACTGACAAGTAGATTAAAAGTAATCAGaagaattttcataaaaatggggTTTATAATGTCCCAGTTCACTAAAAGAGgttatgtatgaaatattaccAACTTATTTCTAGATTGACTCTACATGTATTTCAAATAAGAGTACAACTTTCGTTAAAACCAAGATGTGTTTCTTATcatgattaattttgtcaacgatttatttttgtatgatagtGAAGaggaaagacaaaaaaaaaaaaagatataaaaattcttgataaaattcaattcaattatttattaaggaataaaTACAAGTTCATGCaaatcacagaaaattaaataaataaaaatctatgttTTAGACATATTTTGCTTGTGGACCAACAGCATAGTAAGGTGTTCCTTCATATTTTACATCAGCCACAAAGCCACTTCCTCCTTCAACCTCATAAGTTACAACTTTAACTCGACCATCGGGAAGGAGTACTCTGTATGATCCCGAGACAACTTGTCCATCAGATGACTCTAGAGCTGAAAAGTCATTGCCAGATTCTACATCCTGGACGGCATATTGGTAAGAGTAGGGATCGGTTCTTAATGGAGATGTAGAGGAGGGCTGTTGGAAGGTATCGGGATAGGTATAGGTAGGAGGTTGGTATTGAGTGTCTGCAAGAGCTGATGACAGGAAGAAAAAGAGAACAATTGCCTTTGAATCCATTTTGTTTGTATTCTACGTTATGAATTGAACTGATGCTGCCTTGAGTTatgttccaaatatttatagtatttaaaaaaatggtaagcCGTATTTACAATGCTGTGTATTAATGtttgtacacaaaaaaaacaaaaacattttacagcgaagcatataaattttaaaacacttATAGCTGGCTAtttggatttattaaattttatttgtacaaaagaTGTTACCTTcaagttataataattagttCTGGTATCAGCATGcattctattttattcaattgtttctttttgagtTACTTTGTACCTTTATGGAATAGTTATAGACACATGAGATGTTGGCTTTAATGATCCTAAGTTAGTATACATTAACTAATTAGCATGTTAATATGGTACTGAAAAGGCAACACCTCAACTTTCAGAATTTCTGtggattttaatatattcaattaaagaaatattgataaaactatgagtaaaatatttagaaatagcttccaatgaaagaaatataattcgTACCTgtgacaataaataattaaaaacttttgcacTTTTATGATCTACATAAATTTCaagtaactatatatatatattttaatctgaaTGTCTGTGTGTGCTTGTGTGTCCTTCAAGCACGGCGgaaccaatgaatggatttaGCTGACATTTTTCATGTTGGTTCTTCTGTTTTTCTGGTTTTTGGGTCCTCGGGGCCATGGCTGGCttgaaatatcctttttatcacttcacctgtacaacctgagggcccgggtgtattttggatataagaCGGAATTTGATGCTTAGGGAAACAGTTGTTGAAGAATTTATCTTTTTCGTGGAACAACGCCCCACAAACTGTAAACAGGGGTGTATTCTAGCTTATTTGAAGGGTTTTTTGGTTCTTAGAATCACGGtggtggtagagtttaaacaACAGATCGgtccagcacttcacctgtacaacttgAGGGTCGTGGtctattttggatattaggaaTATTCGTTGGTGCTCAAGGAAAGGTCGGCAAGAAAATATAACTTGCCTCAGACCCAGCAATTTGCCTACTTGCCTCATTTTatacttgttcgtcaatccTTAAGTATTTTCTGACATAAGTTAACACATATCCAATCATAACTACTAATAGAGAATTGATTAGCAATACTTCAATTCGAATCGTTGCtgtgcttatttatttttgtatttcttattaCACTAAAATAATTACCTACTTTGTCGCTAGAACGAAATTTATAACATAGGGAGTTTTATTGTTGTTTACATTTTGGGCATGAATCTATCATTTTACTAAcagaaaataatcattgaagtgttttatagtaatacacattaaattttttaattaaacaaatgaaatgaacattaattatatgtataaattacaaaaatgaccaataaatctcatttatttatgtattaaggCGGAATATCTATGTGGAAAAATGGCTCTCAGGCAAAATTATCTAGCGACctaaaagacacaaaaaaataataataatcacacATAAAatctactaaaataaataagtgtgATTAATTTCTCCTTTATTGGGTTGTATTATGTCCTTCTTGTATCACTGATAAATGACTTTGAGGaagttcatttattttagatcaacttaaaaataactttaatctCTTTTGGGATTTAGCAAATTCCAAATATGTTTATGGATGTGTGCTCATTGATTTATAAGcgtctgttatttttttactgtccCTATGAGTGATACAAAAACCTGGACTACTTACGCTTTTCAATAGCAAAATTGTACAAGAATATGATCCGAGTAACATTTCAAATGTTGGATCGGTGTTCATCAATGGAAAAGTGTGCATGAGGGGGGAACGAATCCCTGGGAACAAGTTTGAGACTTGTAGTGAGTGAAGTATTCGTAGAGATGAACAT
Proteins encoded:
- the LOC121131223 gene encoding cuticle protein 18.6-like — encoded protein: MVSKAIALFFVLSSALADTQYQPPTYTYPDTFQQPSSTSPLRTDPYSYQYAVQDVESGNDFSALESSDGQVVSGSYRVLLPDGRVKVVTYEVEGGSGFVADVKYEGTPYYAVGPQTKY
- the LOC121131224 gene encoding cuticle protein 18.6-like codes for the protein MDSKAIVLFFFLSSALADTQYQPPTYTYPDTFQQPSSTSPLRTDPYSYQYAVQDVESGNDFSALESSDGQVVSGSYRVLLPDGRVKVVTYEVEGGSGFVADVKYEGTPYYAVGPQAKYV